A window of the Henckelia pumila isolate YLH828 chromosome 3, ASM3356847v2, whole genome shotgun sequence genome harbors these coding sequences:
- the LOC140891092 gene encoding omega-6 fatty acid desaturase, chloroplastic, translating into MACRLAHSSFLFLGPQKKQCADKRAAAQNCTSSGTFLLTRENLPQRGAAQKLCLTPFKRCKIVKATAVSVAPSPADSTEYRQQLCQKYGFRQIGEPLPDNVTLKDIIDTFPRKVFEIDDIKAWKSVLTSVTSYALGIWMIAKAPWYLLPLSWAWTGTAITGFFVIGHDCAHKSFSRNKLLEDVVGTLAFMPLIYPYEPWRFKHDRHHARTNMLLEDTAWHPVVREEFESSPALRKAIIFGYGPFRTWMSIAHWLMWHFDLKKFRPNEVNRVKISLACVFAFMAIGWPLIIYKTGVIGWIKFWLMPWLGYHFWMSTFTMVHHTAPHIPFKSSNEWNAAQAQLNGTVHCDYPSWIEILCHDINVHIPHHISSRIPSYNLREAHKSLQENWGKYLNEATWNWRLMKTILTTCHVYDKDRNYIAFDEVAPEDSQPIAFLKKVMPNHA; encoded by the exons ATGGCTTGTAGACTTGCGCACTCCAGCTTCCTTTTCTTG GGACCCCAAAAGAAGCAGTGTGCGGACAAACGAGCTGCTGCTCAGAATTGTACTTCATCAG GTACATTTCTTTTGACGCGGGAAAATCTACCTCAAAGAGGAGCTGCACAGAAACTGTGCCTCACACCCTTTAAAAGGTGTAAAATTGTGAAAGCAACGGCTGTCTCAGTGGCACCATCTCCAGCTGATAGTACAGAGTATAGACAACAATTATGTCAAAAGTATGGCTTTCGGCAGATTGGAGAACCCCTTCCAGATAATGTGACCTTAAAAGATATAATTGATACATTCCCAAGAAAG GTGTTCGAAATAGATGATATTAAAGCGTGGAAGTCTGTACTGACATCTGTAACTTCCTACGCTTTGGGGATCTGGATGATTGCCAAAGCACCATGGTATCTGCTTCCTCTGTCTTGGGCCTGGACCGGAACTGCGATTACAGGG TTTTTTGTTATAGGACATGATTGCGCTCACAAATCATTCTCACGGAACAAATTGTTGGAAGATGTTGTTGGAACTCTGGCCTTCATGCCACTGATATACCCATATGAACCATGGCGATTTAAGCATGATAGGCATCATGCAAGAACAAATAT GTTGCTAGAGGATACGGCCTGGCACCCTGTTGTAAGAGAGGAATTTGAGTCCTCGCCAGCACTTCGAAAGGCAATTATCTTTGGATACGGCCCATTCAGAACATGGATGTCTATCGCTCATTG GTTGATGTGGCACTTTGATCTGAAGAAGTTCAGACCTAATGAAGTTAACCGTGTGAAAATAAGTCTGGCCTGTGTATTTGCCTTTATGGCTATTGGATGGCCACTGATAATATACAAAACCGGAGTCATAGGCTGGATCAAGTTCTGGTTGATGCCGTGGTTAGGCTATCACTTCTGG ATGAGCACTTTCACAATGGTCCATCACACTGCACCTCATATACCCTTCAAGTCTTCAAATGAGTGGAATGCTGCTCAGGCCCAACTTAATGGAACTGTTCACTGCGATTACCCGAGTTG GATTGAAATTCTTTGTCATGATATCAACGTACACATTCCTCATCACATTTCATCGAGAATTCCTAGCTATAACTTAAGGGAAGCTCACAAATCGCTTCAAGAAAACTGGGGGAAG TACCTGAACGAGGCTACATGGAACTGGCGTTTGATGAAGACGATTCTGACCACATGTCATGTGTACGACAAGGACCGAAACTACATTGCCTTCGACGAAGTCGCCCCAGAGGACTCTCAACCAATCGCATTCCTTAAAAAAGTAATGCCCAATCATGCATGA
- the LOC140891495 gene encoding uncharacterized protein isoform X3 codes for MWKLASGSARVTIGATIVIASVKAELGKPHPSHPDKGKISIFIDCSSIAEPTFEGRGSEELASELSSALLLCLLGGQNGAGAGIDLSFLSIIEGKFCWDLYIDGLVLSSDGNMLDALGAAVKAALSNTAIPKVQVSAEASSDDQPEVDVSDEEFLQFDTTGVPVIITLTKVGRPYIVDATLEEESQMSSAVSISVNRHGRMCGLTKRGGAGLCPSTIMDMISVAKHVSEQLMNDLDSAIAAAEACDEDS; via the exons ATGTGGAAACTG GCTAGCGGCTCAGCAAGAGTGACTATAGGTGCAACAATTGTCATTGCAAGTGTTAAG GCTGAGCTTGGCAAGCCCCATCCATCTCATCCTGACAAAGGAAAGATTTCAATATTTATTGATTGCAGCTCGATAGCTGAACCGACATTCGAG GGCAGAGGCAGCGAGGAATTAGCCTCAGAGCTTTCTTCAGCACTTCTATTATGTCTATTGGGTGGTCAAAATGGGGCAG GGGCTGGGATTGATCTCTCGTTTCTATCTATCATTGAGGGGAAGTTTTGTTGGGATCTTTATATTGACGGCCTTGTCCTTAGTTCCGATGGTAATATGTTGGATGCCTTGGGAGCTGCTGTTAAG GCCGCATTAAGCAATACGGCCATTCCGAAAGTCCAAGTTTCAGCAGAGGCGTCTTCCGATGATCAGCCAGAGGTTGATGTAAGTGACGAGGAGTTTCTTCAGTTCGATACAACAGGTGTCCCTGTTATTATCACCTTAACAAAG GTTGGAAGGCCTTATATAGTAGATGCAACTTTGGAAGAGGAATCCCAAATGAGCTCTGCTGTCTCCATTTCTGTGAATAGACACGGGCGGATGTGCGGACTAACAAAAAGAGGGGGTGCAGGATTATGTCCAAGCACCATAATGGATATGATATCGGTTGCTAAACACGTAAGTGAGCAATTGATGAATGACTTGGATTCGGCAATAGCTGCTGCTGAGGCTTGTGATGAGGACTCATGA
- the LOC140891495 gene encoding uncharacterized protein isoform X2 translates to MVGLSLGEKNFIKGGIAQDMRTDGRKRLAYRPIHVETGVIPQASGSARVTIGATIVIASVKAELGKPHPSHPDKGKISIFIDCSSIAEPTFEGRGSEELASELSSALLLCLLGGQNGAGAGIDLSFLSIIEGKFCWDLYIDGLVLSSDGNMLDALGAAVKAALSNTAIPKVQVSAEASSDDQPEVDVSDEEFLQFDTTGVPVIITLTKVGRPYIVDATLEEESQMSSAVSISVNRHGRMCGLTKRGGAGLCPSTIMDMISVAKHVSEQLMNDLDSAIAAAEACDEDS, encoded by the exons ATGGTGGGGCTTTCTCTTGGAGAGAAAAATTTCATTAAGGGTGGGATTGCTCAGGACATGCGAACTGATGGAAGGAAAAGATTAGCTTACCGTCCCATCCATGTGGAAACTGGTGTGATTCCTCAG GCTAGCGGCTCAGCAAGAGTGACTATAGGTGCAACAATTGTCATTGCAAGTGTTAAG GCTGAGCTTGGCAAGCCCCATCCATCTCATCCTGACAAAGGAAAGATTTCAATATTTATTGATTGCAGCTCGATAGCTGAACCGACATTCGAG GGCAGAGGCAGCGAGGAATTAGCCTCAGAGCTTTCTTCAGCACTTCTATTATGTCTATTGGGTGGTCAAAATGGGGCAG GGGCTGGGATTGATCTCTCGTTTCTATCTATCATTGAGGGGAAGTTTTGTTGGGATCTTTATATTGACGGCCTTGTCCTTAGTTCCGATGGTAATATGTTGGATGCCTTGGGAGCTGCTGTTAAG GCCGCATTAAGCAATACGGCCATTCCGAAAGTCCAAGTTTCAGCAGAGGCGTCTTCCGATGATCAGCCAGAGGTTGATGTAAGTGACGAGGAGTTTCTTCAGTTCGATACAACAGGTGTCCCTGTTATTATCACCTTAACAAAG GTTGGAAGGCCTTATATAGTAGATGCAACTTTGGAAGAGGAATCCCAAATGAGCTCTGCTGTCTCCATTTCTGTGAATAGACACGGGCGGATGTGCGGACTAACAAAAAGAGGGGGTGCAGGATTATGTCCAAGCACCATAATGGATATGATATCGGTTGCTAAACACGTAAGTGAGCAATTGATGAATGACTTGGATTCGGCAATAGCTGCTGCTGAGGCTTGTGATGAGGACTCATGA
- the LOC140890854 gene encoding BTB/POZ domain-containing protein At4g30940, with product MGVQKDRVRFNVGGRKFETTATTLGNAGRNSLFGSMFDDNWGLQSDAITEHFIDRNPDCFAVLLDLLRTGELHIPSNVPEKLLYSEALFYGLLDHVRTAKWGSFDGNRLHLARSIVGRAPGDGTAIRAGPDGGCCVAHGSMVHVYDWMLEEHPLINLDYQRVNDATWVDAENVVISACERLGRDDGGMGLFNALTGELRFKFQVKHENQVKSYTGGALCSDSNYKLFSSCKGRSNEYGIGVWDQVTGKQIDFFYEPNGWSLGDADKLQWLHGTNCLLVSTMFPRKDDCYISLLDFRVKNMVWSWCDIGDPINEERRVRDAIAMEETNSICVVNEYEDLGFIDLRSTAGTVRWSSRSRLMKEKMPDEPCYPKLAMHDGQLFSSMNDSISVFCGPDWVLTSRLKNSRGGSICDFSIGGDRLFALHSEENVFDIWETKPPAIL from the coding sequence ATGGGAGTTCAGAAAGATAGGGTGAGATTCAATGTTGGCGGCCGGAAATTTGAAACCACGGCCACAACCCTGGGGAACGCTGGCCGGAATTCCCTCTTCGGCTCTATGTTTGATGATAATTGGGGTCTCCAATCCGACGCTATCACCGAACACTTCATCGATCGAAACCCCGATTGCTTTGCGGTACTTCTTGATCTCCTCCGAACAGGGGAGCTTCACATACCCTCAAATGTTCCTGAGAAATTGCTATACAGTGAAGCCCTGTTCTATGGACTCTTGGACCATGTCAGGACTGCCAAGTGGGGCTCATTCGATGGGAATCGGCTCCATTTGGCTCGGTCGATTGTCGGACGGGCTCCGGGGGATGGCACGGCCATTCGGGCAGGACCAGATGGTGGCTGCTGTGTGGCTCATGGTAGTATGGTTCATGTGTATGATTGGATGCTGGAAGAGCACCCTCTTATCAATCTTGATTATCAAAGGGTGAATGATGCGACTTGGGTGGATGCTGAAAACGTTGTGATCAGCGCCTGTGAGAGATTAGGCCGAGACGATGGAGGGATGGGGTTGTTCAATGCATTGACTGGAGAATTAAGGTTTAAGTTTCAAGTGAAACATGAGAATCAGGTGAAGAGTTACACTGGTGGTGCATTGTGTTCTGATTCAAATTACAAGTTGTTCTCTAGTTGTAAAGGTCGAAGCAACGAATATGGGATCGGTGTTTGGGACCAAGTAACTGGAAAACAGATAGATTTCTTCTATGAACCGAACGGATGGTCGCTCGGTGATGCGGACAAGTTGCAATGGTTACATGGTACAAACTGTTTGTTGGTATCAACAATGTTTCCAAGAAAAGATGATTGTTACATTAGTTTGTTGGATTTCCGTGTAAAAAACATGGTGTGGTCATGGTGTGATATAGGGGATCCAATAAACGAAGAGCGAAGGGTTAGGGACGCGATAGCCATGGAGGAAACGAATTCAATATGTGTGGTGAATGAGTATGAAGATTTAGGATTCATAGATTTGAGGAGTACTGCAGGAACTGTGAGATGGAGTTCCAGAAGTAGGCTCATGAAGGAGAAAATGCCGGACGAGCCCTGCTATCCGAAGCTGGCGATGCATGATGGGCAGCTATTTTCGTCGATGAATGATAGCATATCGGTGTTTTGTGGTCCAGATTGGGTACTGACGTCGAGGTTGAAGAATAGTCGGGGTGGTTCGATATGTGACTTTTCCATAGGCGGGGATCGACTTTTCGCGCTACATAGTGAAGAAAATGTTTTTGATATATGGGAGACTAAGCCTCCAgcaattttatga
- the LOC140891495 gene encoding uncharacterized protein isoform X1, producing MVGLSLGEKNFIKGGIAQDMRTDGRKRLAYRPIHVETGVIPQLCLLISAHGDEKASGSARVTIGATIVIASVKAELGKPHPSHPDKGKISIFIDCSSIAEPTFEGRGSEELASELSSALLLCLLGGQNGAGAGIDLSFLSIIEGKFCWDLYIDGLVLSSDGNMLDALGAAVKAALSNTAIPKVQVSAEASSDDQPEVDVSDEEFLQFDTTGVPVIITLTKVGRPYIVDATLEEESQMSSAVSISVNRHGRMCGLTKRGGAGLCPSTIMDMISVAKHVSEQLMNDLDSAIAAAEACDEDS from the exons ATGGTGGGGCTTTCTCTTGGAGAGAAAAATTTCATTAAGGGTGGGATTGCTCAGGACATGCGAACTGATGGAAGGAAAAGATTAGCTTACCGTCCCATCCATGTGGAAACTGGTGTGATTCCTCAG TTATGTTTGCTCATTTCTGCTCATGGAGATGAAAAGGCTAGCGGCTCAGCAAGAGTGACTATAGGTGCAACAATTGTCATTGCAAGTGTTAAG GCTGAGCTTGGCAAGCCCCATCCATCTCATCCTGACAAAGGAAAGATTTCAATATTTATTGATTGCAGCTCGATAGCTGAACCGACATTCGAG GGCAGAGGCAGCGAGGAATTAGCCTCAGAGCTTTCTTCAGCACTTCTATTATGTCTATTGGGTGGTCAAAATGGGGCAG GGGCTGGGATTGATCTCTCGTTTCTATCTATCATTGAGGGGAAGTTTTGTTGGGATCTTTATATTGACGGCCTTGTCCTTAGTTCCGATGGTAATATGTTGGATGCCTTGGGAGCTGCTGTTAAG GCCGCATTAAGCAATACGGCCATTCCGAAAGTCCAAGTTTCAGCAGAGGCGTCTTCCGATGATCAGCCAGAGGTTGATGTAAGTGACGAGGAGTTTCTTCAGTTCGATACAACAGGTGTCCCTGTTATTATCACCTTAACAAAG GTTGGAAGGCCTTATATAGTAGATGCAACTTTGGAAGAGGAATCCCAAATGAGCTCTGCTGTCTCCATTTCTGTGAATAGACACGGGCGGATGTGCGGACTAACAAAAAGAGGGGGTGCAGGATTATGTCCAAGCACCATAATGGATATGATATCGGTTGCTAAACACGTAAGTGAGCAATTGATGAATGACTTGGATTCGGCAATAGCTGCTGCTGAGGCTTGTGATGAGGACTCATGA